The following proteins are co-located in the Lentibacillus sp. JNUCC-1 genome:
- a CDS encoding glutathione ABC transporter substrate-binding protein, with product MKRRFMYNAAMMVVLLSILLMSACSTGGGDTEAKGDSGEKAAEKKGGTLKIAMQSDATNMDPHFITNIKTANVLHGKVYETLVEFDQEMNIVPKLAESWDQLDDTTWEFKLQKDVTFHDGTPFNADAVKATYDRLLDPETGSPQRDKISMIEEVKVVDDSTVQLLLSEPYAPLLSILSSQEASILNPEILENDPDSLSKKPNGTGPFKFENWNSGQDITLVKNDDYWGEEANVSKVVFEVVPEDATRLAMLETGEAHISDQVPVNDIERVESADNMRIERVEGLAVEFLGFNVESDIFDDVKLRKAVSHAIEREAIIEGIYNDVGTLANSAMSPNVIGYSENATPYDYDLNKAKDLVKESGFDTSKEITLITNDRKERVDMAEVIQSQLKGIGLNVNIQVLEYGSFIESLDKGKNDMFISGWGNATGDGDYNQYNLFHTDSHGSAGNTFFYSNDEVDQLIEKGRATSDQEKRDKIYEKTQQIELEDAVYVPIRNYEQLAAANEAVQNFKVTPVGYLDINEATLTK from the coding sequence ATGAAAAGAAGATTCATGTATAACGCAGCAATGATGGTGGTGCTGCTCAGTATTTTACTGATGAGTGCCTGTTCAACAGGTGGGGGAGATACTGAGGCTAAAGGTGATTCGGGCGAAAAGGCAGCGGAAAAAAAGGGCGGCACACTTAAAATAGCCATGCAATCTGATGCCACTAATATGGATCCGCACTTTATAACGAATATCAAAACTGCCAACGTCCTGCACGGTAAGGTGTATGAAACCCTCGTCGAATTTGATCAGGAGATGAATATTGTGCCAAAGCTGGCTGAATCCTGGGATCAATTGGATGATACAACATGGGAATTTAAATTACAGAAAGATGTTACTTTCCATGACGGGACCCCATTTAATGCAGATGCGGTGAAAGCAACCTATGACAGACTGCTTGATCCTGAAACAGGTTCTCCACAAAGAGACAAGATCAGTATGATTGAAGAAGTTAAAGTCGTTGATGATTCCACCGTTCAGCTGCTTCTGTCAGAACCATATGCACCGCTGTTGTCTATCCTGTCGAGTCAGGAAGCAAGTATTTTGAACCCTGAAATATTGGAAAACGATCCGGATTCTTTGTCAAAGAAACCAAATGGAACGGGTCCATTCAAGTTTGAGAATTGGAATTCCGGCCAGGATATCACACTCGTGAAAAACGATGACTACTGGGGTGAAGAGGCCAATGTCTCTAAAGTCGTTTTTGAAGTTGTACCTGAAGATGCCACTCGACTGGCGATGCTCGAAACAGGGGAAGCCCACATTTCTGACCAGGTGCCCGTCAATGATATTGAACGGGTCGAAAGTGCAGATAATATGAGAATTGAGCGTGTTGAGGGCCTGGCAGTAGAGTTTCTTGGTTTTAATGTTGAATCAGACATTTTTGATGATGTGAAATTGCGTAAAGCTGTCAGCCATGCAATTGAAAGAGAAGCGATTATAGAAGGAATTTACAATGACGTCGGCACACTTGCCAATTCAGCTATGAGTCCAAATGTGATCGGCTATAGTGAAAATGCCACACCATATGACTATGATCTTAATAAAGCAAAAGACCTTGTGAAAGAGAGTGGGTTTGATACATCGAAAGAGATCACTCTTATTACCAATGATCGTAAAGAGCGTGTTGACATGGCTGAAGTCATTCAGTCGCAATTGAAAGGGATTGGTCTGAATGTTAACATTCAAGTATTGGAGTACGGTTCATTTATAGAATCATTGGATAAAGGAAAGAATGATATGTTTATCAGCGGTTGGGGAAATGCGACAGGTGATGGGGACTATAACCAGTACAACCTCTTCCACACAGATTCACACGGTTCTGCAGGCAACACTTTCTTCTATTCGAATGATGAGGTCGACCAGTTAATAGAAAAGGGACGAGCCACATCCGATCAGGAAAAAAGAGACAAAATCTATGAAAAAACACAACAAATAGAACTGGAAGATGCTGTGTACGTTCCGATTCGCAATTACGAGCAGCTTGCCGCAGCAAATGAGGCAGTGCAAAACTTCAAAGTGACACCTGTTGGGTATTTGGACATCAATGAAGCAACCTTAACAAAGTAA
- a CDS encoding ABC transporter permease → MRKERRKEKFTAFFEKLFKNKIAVAGGVLLIFYAFVAIFAPYIAPYDPFEISLTNKLQPPSIEHWMGTDDKGRDILSRIIHGSRLSMGIGIAAVLFGAFFGIIMGLLAGYYGGWVDAVLSRMLDVMLAFPGILLALAIISALGPGLINVTIAVGIFSVPLFGRIARGSTMEVKNMEYIEAVRSLGGNDFIIMFRHIFPNILSPLIVQGTLRLATAILSAAGLSFLGLGAAPPSPEWGAMLSSGRDFFFSAPYIAIFPGITIALLVMGFNLFGDGLRDALDPRMKS, encoded by the coding sequence ATGCGGAAGGAACGACGCAAAGAAAAATTTACAGCGTTTTTTGAGAAGCTTTTTAAAAACAAAATCGCTGTTGCAGGCGGGGTACTGCTGATCTTTTACGCTTTTGTAGCGATATTTGCACCTTATATCGCGCCATATGATCCATTTGAAATCAGTTTAACAAACAAATTGCAACCCCCTTCTATAGAACATTGGATGGGAACTGATGATAAAGGACGCGATATTTTAAGCAGAATTATTCACGGATCACGATTATCGATGGGCATTGGAATTGCAGCGGTATTATTTGGAGCTTTCTTTGGAATCATTATGGGACTGCTTGCAGGTTATTACGGCGGATGGGTGGATGCTGTTTTAAGCCGGATGCTTGATGTCATGCTCGCCTTTCCGGGAATTCTGCTTGCTTTAGCCATCATCAGTGCGCTTGGTCCTGGATTAATTAACGTAACCATCGCCGTTGGAATCTTTTCAGTCCCTCTTTTCGGAAGAATCGCCCGAGGCTCGACAATGGAAGTCAAAAATATGGAATATATAGAAGCTGTTCGATCATTGGGCGGAAATGACTTCATTATTATGTTCAGACATATCTTCCCAAATATTTTATCACCACTGATCGTTCAGGGCACTTTGCGACTCGCCACAGCCATTCTTTCGGCTGCGGGATTATCCTTCCTGGGACTTGGCGCTGCGCCTCCTTCTCCTGAATGGGGAGCCATGCTTTCAAGTGGTCGAGACTTCTTTTTTTCAGCACCTTATATAGCGATCTTCCCTGGCATCACCATAGCACTTCTGGTCATGGGTTTTAATTTATTTGGTGACGGGCTGAGAGACGCGCTTGATCCGCGGATGAAATCTTAA
- a CDS encoding ABC transporter permease, giving the protein MLLFIVKRLFQTIPVIFGVTLVVFLIMQMVPGDTAQVLAGEGASQETVEKLRDEYGLNDPLHIQYFDYIKGLLQGDMGHSLKNERPVIDEIMVRLPISVELAVYATFVTIIFGITAGIISAVRPYSASDMTVMVVALLGISFPSFWLGMILIFIFSVELHWLPVSGWDSIQHMILPVLALGTAGAAIVARMTRSSMLEVVRQDYIRTAKAKGIKNYLVIYKHTLRNALIPVITVVGLQFGALLGGTVLIESVFAINGLGRLILESIRMRDLPMVQGGVLVASLIFVIVNLFVDVLYKFFNRRIDLN; this is encoded by the coding sequence ATGTTGTTATTTATTGTAAAACGTTTATTCCAAACCATCCCGGTTATCTTCGGTGTGACACTTGTTGTCTTTTTGATCATGCAGATGGTTCCTGGAGATACTGCACAAGTCCTGGCTGGAGAGGGCGCATCACAGGAAACCGTTGAGAAACTTCGTGATGAGTATGGATTAAATGATCCTTTGCATATTCAGTATTTTGATTATATAAAAGGGCTGCTTCAAGGAGATATGGGCCATTCATTGAAAAACGAACGGCCTGTCATCGATGAAATCATGGTGCGATTACCTATTTCTGTTGAATTAGCGGTCTATGCGACATTTGTAACCATCATATTTGGGATCACTGCAGGCATTATTTCAGCTGTACGGCCCTATTCCGCTTCAGATATGACAGTCATGGTGGTTGCCCTTTTGGGTATTTCCTTTCCAAGCTTTTGGCTGGGCATGATTCTGATCTTCATCTTTTCGGTTGAACTGCATTGGCTGCCTGTATCAGGGTGGGACAGCATTCAACATATGATCCTTCCCGTACTTGCCCTTGGGACAGCAGGGGCTGCTATTGTTGCACGTATGACGCGGTCAAGCATGCTGGAGGTTGTCAGACAGGATTACATTCGGACCGCTAAAGCAAAAGGCATTAAAAACTATTTGGTCATTTACAAGCATACTTTAAGAAATGCCTTAATTCCCGTCATTACCGTTGTCGGTCTGCAGTTTGGGGCATTGCTCGGCGGAACTGTTCTGATTGAATCTGTTTTTGCCATTAACGGGTTGGGGAGATTGATTCTCGAATCGATCAGAATGCGTGACCTTCCGATGGTACAAGGCGGTGTACTCGTTGCTTCTTTGATTTTTGTTATCGTTAATCTGTTTGTAGATGTGTTATATAAATTCTTCAACCGCAGAATTGATCTTAATTAA
- a CDS encoding ABC transporter ATP-binding protein, producing the protein MSEKLLEIDGLKTYFHSKKGVGRVVDGIDLTVYKGETLGIVGESGCGKSMTSLSIMQLIPEPGKIVNGSIKLNGDDLVKKTEKQMEKIRGNQISMIFQEPMTSLNPVISVGEQIAETIRAHQPVSRKEAKRKSVEMLQLVGIPSPEERAKQDPYQLSGGMRQRVVIAMALACNPELLIADEPTTALDVTIQSQIIKLMKQLQKNLNMAVLFITHDLGVVAESCDRVAVMYAGEIVEKSTTAELFNKPKHPYTRGLLDSLPKINEVQEELTPMKGNIPSPLTEHTGCKFAERCPMATEICFQLHPPLTDYHNGSYQVRCFHYHESDVRKDEIHAESTPAHS; encoded by the coding sequence ATGTCTGAGAAACTTCTTGAAATTGATGGGTTAAAAACATACTTCCACTCAAAAAAAGGTGTCGGACGCGTGGTAGACGGCATTGATCTGACTGTATATAAAGGAGAAACACTCGGTATTGTAGGAGAATCCGGCTGTGGGAAAAGCATGACTTCCCTTTCGATCATGCAGTTGATTCCCGAACCCGGCAAAATTGTAAACGGCTCGATCAAACTTAATGGTGATGATCTTGTAAAAAAGACAGAAAAACAAATGGAAAAAATCCGCGGGAATCAAATTTCAATGATATTTCAGGAACCGATGACGTCGTTAAATCCGGTCATCAGTGTTGGCGAACAAATAGCTGAAACCATTCGTGCCCACCAACCTGTCAGCCGCAAAGAAGCTAAAAGAAAAAGCGTGGAAATGCTGCAGCTCGTCGGGATCCCATCTCCTGAAGAGCGGGCCAAGCAAGACCCGTATCAATTGAGCGGAGGTATGCGTCAACGGGTTGTGATTGCTATGGCTCTGGCTTGCAATCCAGAGCTGCTGATTGCAGACGAACCTACCACAGCACTGGACGTGACGATTCAATCACAAATCATCAAATTGATGAAACAACTGCAAAAAAATCTCAATATGGCGGTTCTATTCATTACACACGACTTAGGCGTCGTAGCCGAATCATGTGACCGCGTGGCTGTGATGTATGCCGGAGAAATCGTCGAAAAGTCAACGACCGCCGAATTGTTTAACAAGCCGAAACATCCTTATACAAGAGGGCTGCTTGACTCTCTACCTAAAATCAATGAGGTTCAAGAGGAACTGACACCCATGAAGGGAAATATCCCTAGCCCGCTTACCGAGCATACTGGCTGCAAATTCGCTGAGAGGTGTCCAATGGCAACCGAGATTTGCTTTCAATTACATCCGCCATTAACCGATTACCATAATGGCAGTTATCAGGTCAGATGTTTTCATTATCATGAATCAGACGTCAGAAAGGATGAGATCCATGCAGAGAGCACCCCAGCCCATTCTTGA
- a CDS encoding ABC transporter ATP-binding protein: protein MQRAPQPILEVSNLKQYFPVKKEKITEKKRYVQAVDDISFTIDAGTTVSIVGESGCGKSTTGRAILRLDDPTSGTIEYKGKDIASLKKRELKTLRGDIQVIFQDPFASLNPRRTIRQMLNEAMAIQNVMDKTNREKRMLELMELVGLPYDSLERLPHEFSGGQRQRLGIARALAVNPKLIICDEAVSALDVSVQAQVLNLMKKLQRELDLTYLFISHDLSVVKHISDRVIVMYLGKVVEIADNDKLFANPRHPYTKALLSAIPVPDVNVQRDEIEIKGDVPSPINPPKGCRFHTRCPFATEHCRNVEPELRTIDDQHKVSCHYAEDLSF, encoded by the coding sequence ATGCAGAGAGCACCCCAGCCCATTCTTGAGGTTTCCAATCTGAAACAATATTTCCCGGTAAAAAAAGAAAAAATTACTGAGAAGAAACGCTATGTGCAAGCCGTTGATGATATTTCATTTACAATCGATGCCGGTACAACCGTCAGTATTGTCGGCGAATCAGGGTGTGGAAAGTCTACGACCGGCCGCGCCATTTTAAGGCTCGATGATCCGACTTCAGGAACCATTGAATATAAAGGTAAAGACATTGCTTCGTTAAAGAAAAGAGAATTAAAGACATTACGCGGCGATATTCAGGTTATTTTCCAGGACCCTTTTGCTTCTCTGAACCCGCGTCGTACCATTAGACAGATGCTGAATGAAGCTATGGCGATTCAAAATGTGATGGATAAAACCAATCGGGAGAAACGCATGCTTGAATTGATGGAGCTCGTTGGCTTACCATATGATTCATTGGAAAGGCTCCCGCACGAGTTCAGCGGCGGGCAGCGACAACGTTTAGGAATTGCCAGAGCGCTTGCGGTTAATCCCAAGTTAATTATATGTGATGAAGCTGTATCAGCTTTGGATGTTTCAGTACAGGCACAAGTATTAAACTTAATGAAAAAACTGCAGCGCGAACTGGATTTAACCTATTTATTTATTTCGCATGACCTCAGCGTAGTAAAACATATCTCAGACAGAGTCATTGTTATGTATCTGGGAAAAGTCGTGGAAATTGCTGATAATGACAAGCTGTTCGCCAACCCCCGACATCCTTATACTAAAGCTTTGTTGTCTGCCATTCCGGTACCGGACGTCAATGTGCAACGAGATGAAATTGAAATTAAAGGAGACGTTCCTTCCCCTATCAATCCGCCTAAAGGATGCAGGTTCCATACGAGGTGTCCTTTTGCAACAGAACATTGCCGAAATGTGGAACCGGAATTAAGAACAATAGATGACCAGCATAAAGTCAGTTGTCATTATGCCGAGGACTTGTCTTTTTAA
- a CDS encoding sensor histidine kinase gives MICVLAPLIGAFTILFLFIFEEKMEALKNESRQLALKEELQRNKFEILSQKIQPHFFFNTLNSIIGLARLDRKPELIHALETLSRFLKRKYITNQSLASIDEELTYTSYYLEIQKMRFGKRLEVTQAVDSSVKPMLIPTYVLQTLVENTFKHEFERYPGPALINIHIFAEANLVHMKIWNSKSAHRERLDHERDANSRTGMGLKNIKQRLGILFPNGDPQVHFLSDSEGTTVHVTWPIQYEAPKGGF, from the coding sequence ATGATATGTGTATTAGCTCCGCTCATTGGAGCTTTTACCATATTATTTTTATTTATCTTTGAAGAAAAGATGGAAGCTTTGAAGAACGAATCTCGTCAACTTGCGCTCAAGGAAGAATTGCAGCGCAACAAGTTTGAAATTTTGAGCCAAAAGATTCAGCCGCATTTTTTCTTTAATACTTTAAACAGCATCATTGGACTTGCGCGTCTTGATCGTAAACCTGAGTTGATTCATGCGCTTGAAACCTTGTCCAGATTCTTAAAAAGAAAATACATCACCAACCAATCTCTAGCATCCATCGATGAAGAGCTTACGTACACCTCCTATTATCTGGAGATTCAAAAAATGCGTTTCGGAAAAAGGCTTGAAGTAACACAGGCCGTTGATTCTTCCGTTAAACCTATGCTGATTCCAACGTACGTTTTACAAACATTGGTGGAAAACACGTTTAAACACGAGTTTGAAAGATATCCGGGCCCAGCGCTGATTAATATCCATATATTTGCTGAAGCGAATCTCGTACATATGAAAATATGGAACAGTAAATCCGCCCACAGGGAACGACTTGATCATGAAAGAGATGCAAATTCCCGAACAGGCATGGGACTTAAAAATATCAAACAACGGCTCGGTATTTTATTCCCAAACGGCGATCCTCAAGTTCATTTTCTCTCTGATTCAGAAGGTACCACGGTTCACGTTACTTGGCCTATTCAATACGAAGCACCTAAGGGAGGATTCTAA
- a CDS encoding response regulator: protein MNILLVDDEQLELDQLEYMLQQSFHLQTFFKAQDVSEALTYAKANTVHLALIDIHLPGQSGFELVKWLKNTQSHVHIVMVTAYQSFDYAQKALRLKVDNFITKPVVESELITAIKPFTVNKNHSEIIQQVLDYIHNHFDARLTLGDIAEDIHVNHAYLSRKFNEELEVSFPHYLNQYRIEAAKRLMNEKPFLSIAEVSEQCGFNSQHYFSQLFKKELGVNPSAFRKRI, encoded by the coding sequence ATGAACATTTTATTGGTTGATGATGAGCAACTGGAGCTGGATCAGCTCGAATATATGTTACAGCAATCTTTTCACCTGCAGACATTCTTTAAGGCTCAAGATGTGTCTGAAGCCTTAACGTATGCAAAAGCCAATACAGTTCATTTAGCCCTCATTGATATCCACCTTCCAGGTCAATCGGGATTTGAACTTGTTAAATGGCTTAAGAACACGCAAAGCCATGTTCACATTGTGATGGTGACAGCCTACCAGTCCTTCGATTATGCCCAAAAAGCACTTCGTCTCAAAGTTGATAATTTCATTACAAAGCCCGTTGTTGAATCTGAACTTATTACAGCTATTAAGCCCTTCACGGTCAACAAGAATCATTCAGAAATCATTCAACAAGTGCTGGATTACATTCATAATCATTTTGACGCGCGTTTAACGCTTGGTGACATTGCTGAAGATATTCATGTGAATCATGCGTATCTAAGCCGGAAATTCAACGAAGAGTTGGAAGTCAGTTTTCCGCATTACCTTAATCAATACCGCATAGAAGCTGCCAAACGCTTAATGAACGAAAAACCGTTCCTTTCTATAGCAGAGGTTTCCGAACAATGTGGTTTTAACAGCCAGCATTATTTCAGCCAGCTTTTCAAAAAAGAACTCGGGGTCAATCCCAGTGCGTTTAGAAAGAGGATTTAA
- a CDS encoding glutathione ABC transporter substrate-binding protein, whose translation MKYIKGFFVLFIAAIVLSACAGDGSGNNNSTEPNTSDNGNGGGEDNTLTVDLASDPVSLDPHAANDGNSLYVMNAMYDTLVQMNTDLEIEPGLAESFEQIEDTVWEAKLREGVKFHDGSELNAEVVKANLDRVRDPDIASPLSFLFDMIESVEVEDEYTVHITTKYPFSALPSHLAHPGGHMISMDLIEKSYDALDEGNDPFTVVNENPIGTGYFKYKDRVNGEYVALEKNEDYWGEEAQVDTVTFKTVPEDSARIAELKTGAADIIYPVNANDVEQINNTEGMHVKESDSASMSYLGMNNEKEPFNNVKVRQAIAMAINKDQLIEGVLEGVPLPAKGPLAPTVNGYSEDTEPIEFDQDQAKKLLEEAGYADGFKTSILAYDRTTSDIAENIQAQLSKIGIEAEIEMAEVGAYLEVTGNGSFDMFVGSWGTVTLDADYGLYPMFHSENAGDSGNRSFFKNDEVDSLLEQARKSTDEAERQKLYAEAQQIIVDEATIVPLYHSVLLAGLQDSVDGFFQFPSSFPFLRDVTVE comes from the coding sequence ATGAAATATATCAAAGGATTCTTTGTGTTATTCATAGCAGCAATCGTGCTATCTGCCTGTGCCGGGGACGGCAGCGGCAACAACAATAGCACAGAACCGAATACATCTGATAACGGTAATGGAGGCGGTGAGGACAATACCTTAACCGTAGACCTTGCTTCAGATCCAGTATCACTTGATCCGCACGCAGCCAATGACGGGAATTCCTTGTACGTCATGAATGCGATGTACGATACGCTCGTACAAATGAATACAGATCTCGAAATAGAGCCAGGGCTTGCTGAAAGTTTTGAGCAAATAGAAGACACCGTATGGGAAGCGAAACTCAGAGAAGGGGTCAAGTTCCATGACGGCTCTGAGCTGAATGCAGAAGTCGTCAAAGCAAACCTTGACAGAGTTCGGGATCCGGATATTGCATCACCGCTATCTTTCCTGTTTGATATGATCGAATCAGTAGAAGTGGAAGATGAGTATACGGTCCACATTACAACAAAATATCCATTTTCAGCGTTGCCTTCACATCTCGCACATCCAGGCGGTCACATGATCAGCATGGATTTAATCGAAAAAAGTTATGATGCACTTGACGAAGGAAATGATCCTTTTACCGTTGTAAATGAAAACCCGATTGGAACAGGTTATTTTAAATATAAAGACAGAGTCAATGGCGAATATGTGGCACTGGAGAAGAATGAAGATTACTGGGGAGAAGAAGCACAGGTTGACACGGTTACATTCAAAACAGTGCCAGAGGATTCAGCTCGTATCGCTGAGCTTAAAACAGGCGCTGCCGATATTATTTATCCTGTAAACGCCAATGACGTTGAGCAAATCAACAATACTGAAGGTATGCATGTAAAAGAATCAGACAGTGCCAGCATGTCTTACTTGGGCATGAACAATGAAAAAGAACCGTTTAACAATGTCAAGGTCAGACAAGCCATTGCCATGGCCATCAACAAAGACCAATTGATAGAAGGTGTCCTTGAGGGTGTGCCGCTTCCTGCAAAAGGACCGCTGGCGCCAACAGTGAATGGCTACAGTGAAGATACTGAGCCTATTGAATTCGATCAGGATCAAGCGAAAAAACTCCTTGAAGAGGCCGGGTATGCAGATGGCTTTAAAACATCCATTCTTGCCTATGACCGGACCACTTCCGACATCGCTGAAAACATTCAAGCTCAGCTGAGTAAAATCGGCATTGAGGCTGAAATTGAAATGGCTGAAGTCGGTGCCTATCTTGAAGTGACTGGGAACGGAAGCTTTGATATGTTCGTCGGCAGCTGGGGAACAGTAACACTCGATGCAGATTATGGCTTATATCCAATGTTCCACTCAGAGAACGCAGGCGATTCTGGAAACCGTTCTTTCTTTAAAAATGACGAGGTTGACAGTCTCCTTGAGCAAGCTAGAAAATCAACAGATGAAGCAGAGCGTCAGAAGCTTTATGCAGAAGCACAGCAGATTATTGTAGACGAGGCAACCATTGTTCCGCTTTATCATTCCGTGTTGCTTGCCGGCCTGCAGGATTCTGTAGATGGATTCTTCCAGTTTCCAAGTAGCTTCCCGTTCTTAAGAGATGTGACAGTGGAGTAG